In the Magnetospirillum sp. 15-1 genome, one interval contains:
- a CDS encoding CoA transferase yields the protein MQSSVDRALDGIVVCDFSWVGAGPIATSVLGQCGAEVIKIESITRPDILRKGEPFKDGISTGMDRSGYFANRNANKKDIALNMGHPKARDVAVRLIRKSDIVINNFRVGQMEKWNLGPEDVRKINPRCIFVTMSLQGTTGPHSQYMGYGVNLNALCGLTAQAAFPGQAPFGTGTNYTDHVMVPTHTLFGVMAALLERETTGRGQTVAISQLESAIGMVPTDAMAYAANGEVLPPLGYGDPEGAPHGIYRALGYRKWLAIAVFSDEEWSALKDVIAQPWAGDARFATPEARRCHKDELDALIEAWTSHQHADWLMDELLRRGVRAGVVKDAREVIEDEHLRRRGFWAYLDHHEVGSTLYNRAPITMSRTPLVMETAAPSIGQHTRTLLTEMLGYSDQDVDGLVRDEVLT from the coding sequence ATGCAGAGCAGCGTTGATCGCGCCCTGGACGGCATCGTCGTCTGCGACTTCTCGTGGGTGGGAGCCGGTCCGATCGCCACCAGCGTGCTGGGTCAGTGCGGTGCCGAGGTCATCAAGATCGAAAGCATCACCCGGCCCGATATCCTGCGCAAGGGCGAGCCGTTCAAGGATGGCATCTCGACCGGCATGGATCGCAGCGGCTATTTCGCCAACCGCAACGCCAACAAGAAGGATATCGCCCTGAACATGGGCCATCCCAAGGCCCGCGACGTCGCTGTCCGCCTGATCCGCAAGAGCGACATCGTCATCAACAACTTTCGCGTCGGCCAGATGGAGAAATGGAATCTGGGGCCCGAGGACGTCAGGAAGATCAATCCGCGCTGCATCTTCGTCACCATGAGCCTGCAGGGCACCACCGGCCCCCACAGCCAGTACATGGGCTATGGCGTCAATCTCAATGCCCTGTGCGGGCTGACCGCGCAGGCGGCCTTTCCCGGGCAGGCGCCGTTCGGCACCGGCACCAATTACACCGACCACGTCATGGTGCCCACCCATACCCTGTTCGGCGTCATGGCCGCCTTGCTGGAGCGCGAGACGACCGGCCGCGGCCAGACCGTCGCCATCTCGCAGCTCGAATCGGCGATCGGCATGGTGCCCACGGATGCCATGGCCTATGCCGCCAACGGCGAAGTGCTGCCGCCGCTGGGGTATGGCGATCCCGAGGGGGCTCCCCATGGCATCTACCGAGCCCTCGGCTACCGGAAATGGCTCGCGATCGCGGTGTTTTCCGATGAAGAGTGGAGCGCCCTGAAGGACGTCATCGCCCAGCCCTGGGCCGGTGACGCCCGCTTCGCGACACCGGAGGCGCGCCGGTGCCACAAGGATGAGCTGGATGCGCTCATCGAGGCGTGGACCTCCCACCAACATGCCGACTGGCTGATGGATGAGCTTCTCCGCCGCGGCGTCAGGGCGGGTGTGGTCAAGGATGCCCGCGAGGTGATCGAGGACGAGCATCTGCGTCGGCGGGGTTTCTGGGCCTATCTCGACCATCACGAGGTCGGCTCGACCCTCTATAACCGGGCTCCCATCACCATGTCGCGGACACCGCTCGTCATGGAAACGGCGGCACCCAGCATCGGCCAGCACACCAGGACGCTGCTGACGGAAATGCTCGGCTATTCCGACCAGGATGTGGATGGACTGGTCAGGGACGAGGTTCTGACCTGA
- a CDS encoding enoyl-CoA hydratase/isomerase family protein yields the protein MPVDFEVKRHIATITLNRPEAMNSLDPESIAQLGEAWHEIRTNPDIRVAILTGAGPKSFCTGTDMKKAPPVTECMAATYLRDGQPLIPQMKTWKPIIAAINGYAVGGGLEMALACDLRLASTHAKFGLTEVKVASLAGLNGTQVLPRVVPQAVAMKMLLTGEMIGAEDALRYGLVSDVVPLDELLPLAMKYAEKIAGAAPLSVQATKQAAVLGLDMPLDHGIAFSHLMWGILRDTEDRKEGFNAFAEKRDPQFRGA from the coding sequence ATGCCCGTCGATTTCGAGGTCAAACGGCATATCGCCACCATCACCCTCAACCGGCCTGAGGCGATGAATTCCCTCGACCCGGAGTCCATCGCCCAACTGGGCGAGGCTTGGCACGAGATCCGGACCAATCCGGACATCCGCGTCGCCATTCTGACCGGCGCCGGCCCCAAGTCGTTCTGCACCGGCACCGACATGAAGAAGGCGCCGCCGGTGACCGAATGCATGGCGGCGACCTATCTGCGCGACGGCCAGCCCCTCATCCCCCAGATGAAGACCTGGAAGCCGATCATCGCCGCCATCAACGGCTATGCCGTGGGCGGCGGCCTGGAAATGGCCCTGGCCTGCGATCTGCGCCTTGCCAGCACCCACGCCAAGTTCGGCCTGACCGAGGTCAAGGTGGCCAGCCTTGCCGGCCTCAACGGCACCCAGGTCCTGCCCCGGGTGGTCCCCCAGGCGGTGGCCATGAAGATGTTGCTGACCGGCGAGATGATCGGGGCCGAGGACGCCCTGCGCTACGGCCTGGTCAGCGACGTGGTGCCGCTGGATGAGCTGCTGCCCCTGGCGATGAAATATGCCGAGAAAATCGCCGGCGCTGCTCCCCTCAGCGTCCAGGCCACCAAGCAGGCGGCGGTCCTCGGGCTCGACATGCCCTTGGACCACGGCATCGCCTTCTCGCATTTGATGTGGGGAATTCTGCGCGATACCGAGGATCGCAAGGAGGGCTTCAACGCCTTTGCCGAAAAGCGCGATCCCCAGTTCCGCGGCGCCTGA
- a CDS encoding CoA transferase: protein MDFTGELGPYAAKMFAGLGADVIHLEPLTGDPMRRVGPFYGNVPGPESSLQYLYYNAGKRGMALDLTKPQGREVFLRLCASADMLFESFTPGVLAHLGLAYEDLCRLNPRLVHTSITPFGHSGPLSAYPGADLTCAALSGFLYLAGVDNDKPVRSPDNQAYRMAESYAAVGASIALFSAGRTGKGQFVDVPCIEAGAMALENAAQFWDLEGKIRRGRGREAGSATIHPCRDGHIALVAIMGRNKSMWDPFVEWMRAEQVEGWEVFDDLKWIEYAYRTSDEGYATFCRVFDAYSRRHDKQYLYDVGQRHKVAVTPVSNGQDLLENQQLAHRRYWQREYNEALGGEVTYPSAPYEFGELKWRFGRNAPRFGEHTAQILDELGYSPAEIGELVKMEVVHAEQR from the coding sequence GTGGACTTCACGGGGGAGCTTGGCCCCTACGCCGCCAAGATGTTCGCCGGCCTGGGCGCCGACGTGATTCATCTCGAGCCCCTGACCGGCGATCCCATGCGTCGGGTCGGGCCGTTTTACGGCAATGTCCCCGGACCGGAATCGAGTCTGCAATACCTCTACTACAACGCCGGCAAGCGCGGCATGGCCCTGGACCTGACCAAGCCGCAGGGCAGGGAGGTGTTTTTGCGCCTGTGCGCAAGCGCCGACATGCTGTTCGAAAGCTTCACTCCCGGCGTTCTCGCCCATCTCGGCTTGGCGTACGAGGATCTTTGCCGGCTCAATCCCAGACTGGTCCACACCTCGATCACGCCCTTCGGCCATTCCGGGCCTCTGTCCGCCTATCCGGGGGCCGATCTGACCTGCGCGGCGCTCAGCGGCTTTCTCTATCTCGCCGGTGTCGACAACGACAAGCCGGTCCGTTCTCCCGACAACCAGGCCTATCGCATGGCCGAATCCTATGCGGCGGTGGGGGCATCCATCGCCCTGTTCAGCGCCGGGCGCACCGGCAAGGGCCAGTTCGTGGATGTCCCCTGCATCGAGGCCGGCGCCATGGCCCTGGAGAACGCCGCCCAATTCTGGGATCTGGAAGGGAAAATCCGCCGCGGCCGAGGCCGCGAGGCGGGCAGCGCCACGATCCACCCCTGCCGGGACGGCCACATCGCCCTGGTCGCCATCATGGGGCGCAACAAGTCCATGTGGGACCCCTTCGTGGAGTGGATGCGGGCCGAACAGGTCGAGGGCTGGGAGGTGTTCGACGACCTCAAATGGATCGAATACGCCTATCGGACCTCGGACGAGGGCTATGCGACCTTCTGCCGGGTGTTCGATGCCTATAGCCGGCGCCATGACAAGCAATACCTCTACGACGTGGGCCAGCGCCACAAGGTGGCGGTCACCCCGGTCAGCAACGGTCAGGACCTGCTGGAAAATCAGCAACTGGCCCACCGCCGCTACTGGCAGCGGGAATACAACGAGGCTCTGGGCGGCGAGGTCACCTATCCCTCCGCGCCCTATGAATTCGGCGAGCTGAAGTGGCGGTTCGGCCGTAACGCCCCGCGTTTCGGTGAACACACCGCGCAGATTCTCGACGAGCTGGGCTATTCCCCGGCCGAAATCGGCGAACTCGTGAAGATGGAAGTGGTTCATGCAGAGCAGCGTTGA
- a CDS encoding acyl-CoA dehydrogenase family protein has translation MDFSLSQEHAMLKSMAQKFTEKELMPLNSVLLEREMRMWTDGLPLLADEDHHRLLDISREMGFWGIEVDESLGGQGLGMFAKTLVVEEMSKSLAGFSHHGFTLPPDAPNLYYLHECCVGSQREKYLAPYCLGELDSAMAVTEPGGGSDVAGLKTTAVRQGDKWVLNGQKIFISKCDRDDVFFIAIAVTDKEASTKGRFTAFLVDKAHPGVVIGKEIPVIGAMPTWTVFLDNVVLGDEAVLGPVGGAFVPLQNRFGVRRIELAAHCTGMAERLIQMMIDQANIRQTFGELLAERQTVQNWIADSTIELEQVRLQLYYAAWKSDLGHKDLRHEAAALKVAATEMLTRVADRAIQLYGGLGLSRETGIEYVARMARIWRIVEGPSEIHRMSIARTLLKNERPYSPFITSAD, from the coding sequence ATGGATTTTTCCTTGTCGCAAGAGCACGCAATGCTGAAGAGCATGGCGCAAAAATTCACAGAAAAGGAGCTGATGCCGCTCAATTCCGTTCTGCTCGAACGTGAAATGCGCATGTGGACGGATGGTCTGCCCCTCCTTGCCGACGAGGATCACCATCGCCTGCTCGATATCTCCAGGGAGATGGGATTCTGGGGCATCGAGGTCGACGAATCCCTGGGCGGCCAGGGGCTGGGCATGTTCGCCAAGACCCTGGTGGTCGAGGAGATGTCCAAATCGCTGGCCGGCTTCTCCCATCACGGCTTCACCCTGCCGCCCGACGCCCCCAATCTCTATTACCTGCATGAGTGCTGTGTCGGTTCGCAGCGCGAGAAGTATCTCGCTCCTTATTGTCTGGGCGAATTGGACTCGGCCATGGCCGTCACCGAGCCCGGCGGCGGCTCCGACGTGGCCGGCCTGAAGACCACCGCGGTGCGCCAGGGCGATAAATGGGTGCTGAACGGCCAGAAGATCTTCATCAGCAAGTGTGATCGGGACGACGTCTTCTTCATCGCTATCGCCGTGACCGACAAGGAGGCATCGACCAAGGGGCGCTTCACCGCCTTCCTGGTGGACAAGGCCCACCCCGGCGTGGTGATCGGCAAGGAAATCCCCGTCATCGGCGCCATGCCGACCTGGACCGTGTTTCTGGACAACGTGGTGTTGGGGGACGAAGCCGTCCTGGGCCCGGTGGGCGGCGCCTTCGTGCCGTTGCAAAATCGTTTCGGCGTACGCCGGATCGAACTGGCCGCCCACTGCACCGGCATGGCCGAGCGCCTGATCCAGATGATGATCGACCAGGCCAATATCCGCCAGACCTTCGGTGAATTGCTGGCCGAACGCCAGACGGTGCAGAACTGGATCGCCGATTCCACCATCGAGTTGGAGCAGGTACGGCTGCAGTTGTACTACGCCGCCTGGAAGTCGGATCTGGGCCACAAGGATCTGCGCCATGAAGCGGCAGCCCTGAAGGTGGCGGCCACGGAGATGCTGACCCGCGTCGCCGATCGGGCCATCCAGCTTTACGGCGGTCTGGGTCTGTCGCGGGAAACCGGCATCGAATATGTCGCCCGCATGGCCCGGATCTGGCGGATTGTGGAAGGACCCTCGGAAATTCACCGCATGTCCATCGCCAGAACCCTGCTGAAGAACGAACGGCCCTACAGCCCGTTTATTACGTCTGCCGATTAG
- a CDS encoding SDR family NAD(P)-dependent oxidoreductase, which produces MGIANRVALITGSASGMGKQTARRMAENGAAVVINDIDPAKVEATVAEFRQAGFKVTGAVADIANREAVEGLIGHAVAEFGGLDILVNNAGLEKAGPLRKLTDADWNLTVNVNLKGTFLCSQAAHGHMVGNKHGRIINIASRAWLGGAGQTPYASAKAGVVGMTRTLALELGRNGITTNCIAPGLIHTPMWEELPEKDRVAMAAKLPMGQVGDPDDIANAVMFLADDDAGFINGQVLYVCGGRSLFAG; this is translated from the coding sequence ATGGGAATTGCAAACAGAGTGGCCCTGATCACCGGCTCGGCGAGCGGAATGGGCAAGCAGACGGCGCGGCGCATGGCCGAGAACGGTGCCGCCGTGGTCATCAACGACATCGATCCGGCCAAGGTCGAGGCCACCGTGGCGGAATTCCGCCAGGCCGGATTCAAGGTGACCGGGGCGGTCGCCGACATCGCCAACCGCGAGGCGGTCGAGGGCCTGATCGGGCATGCCGTCGCTGAATTCGGCGGCCTGGACATCCTGGTGAACAATGCGGGGCTGGAAAAGGCCGGACCGCTGCGCAAGCTGACCGACGCCGACTGGAACCTGACGGTCAACGTCAACCTGAAGGGCACCTTCCTGTGCTCCCAGGCGGCCCACGGCCATATGGTCGGCAACAAGCACGGCCGCATCATCAACATCGCGTCCCGCGCCTGGCTGGGCGGAGCCGGCCAGACGCCCTATGCCTCGGCCAAGGCCGGGGTGGTCGGCATGACGCGGACCCTGGCCCTGGAACTGGGACGCAATGGAATCACCACCAACTGTATCGCACCGGGTCTGATCCATACTCCCATGTGGGAGGAGCTTCCCGAGAAGGACAGGGTGGCGATGGCGGCGAAACTGCCCATGGGGCAGGTCGGAGACCCCGACGATATCGCCAATGCCGTCATGTTCCTGGCCGACGACGACGCCGGCTTTATCAACGGGCAGGTCCTGTATGTCTGCGGCGGTCGCAGCCTGTTCGCGGGCTGA
- a CDS encoding SDR family oxidoreductase, with protein MQYDLKDKVALVVGAASDAGRVISRRLGALGAKLALVSEDGEGLAALAAELGQTGPRVLAITASPRHAGTAATSLEHVIGHFGQAPDILVNALPFPSGIGLEGLTAEGFAATVAGTFGAAFGFLREVLPAMRRQGRGRVINLSSVGYLGLPGGADIAAAQSGIFGLTRSLALEYAKDRITVNTLVLGDRAMPDQSEEDVARRTAAIPVKRLGVDDDIAHAVGFFASDASKYVTGQTFFVCGGKSAYFSMSV; from the coding sequence ATGCAGTACGATTTGAAGGACAAGGTGGCGCTGGTCGTCGGCGCCGCCAGCGATGCCGGCCGGGTGATTTCCCGCCGTCTGGGAGCCCTGGGTGCAAAACTGGCGCTGGTTTCCGAGGATGGTGAGGGCCTGGCCGCGCTGGCGGCCGAGTTGGGCCAGACCGGCCCCCGGGTGCTGGCCATCACCGCCTCGCCGCGCCATGCGGGGACCGCCGCGACCAGCCTGGAACACGTCATCGGGCATTTCGGGCAGGCCCCCGACATCTTAGTGAACGCGCTGCCCTTTCCTTCCGGAATCGGTCTGGAGGGACTGACGGCGGAGGGCTTCGCCGCCACCGTCGCCGGGACCTTCGGCGCCGCCTTCGGCTTCCTGCGCGAAGTCCTTCCCGCCATGCGCCGCCAGGGGCGGGGGCGCGTCATCAACCTCAGTTCGGTCGGCTATCTGGGCCTGCCGGGCGGGGCCGACATCGCCGCCGCCCAGTCGGGCATCTTCGGCCTGACCCGCTCCCTGGCCCTGGAATATGCCAAGGACCGCATCACCGTGAACACATTGGTTCTGGGCGATCGGGCCATGCCGGACCAAAGCGAGGAGGACGTCGCCCGACGGACGGCGGCCATTCCGGTCAAGCGTCTTGGCGTCGATGACGACATCGCCCATGCCGTCGGCTTTTTCGCCTCCGACGCCTCGAAATACGTCACCGGCCAGACCTTCTTCGTCTGCGGCGGCAAGAGCGCCTATTTCTCGATGTCCGTCTGA